From Clostridia bacterium, the proteins below share one genomic window:
- a CDS encoding helix-turn-helix domain-containing protein, producing the protein YGETNVVDVYIRYLRSKIDYKFGTQYIQTLRGTGYILKDE; encoded by the coding sequence TTATGGAGAAACTAATGTAGTCGATGTATATATAAGATATCTTAGAAGTAAGATTGACTATAAGTTCGGTACTCAATATATTCAAACCTTACGAGGCACAGGTTATATACTAAAAGACGAATAA